In a single window of the Dehalococcoidia bacterium genome:
- a CDS encoding sugar kinase: MLVLAGTIPIEGMPLVKGECRYEKGKLTVGNYVLDGRYVSLGTAAMTSATTITCQTLGIKPPYLVTHGDTGLGDGTLKILEYLTREINALKASVLTLHYLLPTKEPFIKLVEAVEAASPRPFLIADAGALLNAKAIGLARKFDLFTPDPGELSFLADTDAAHPAYVQHFIFKVDDVEIARLSKQAYDEGNAPRYLLVKAATDHIVFEGELAGVVKQPLIPALEPIGGTGDTITGIVSGLISSGMDPVEACLKAAQVNRYMGEIMRPTPATKIAQLIPAIAEALGRVIK; encoded by the coding sequence ATGCTTGTGTTAGCCGGAACGATACCCATTGAAGGTATGCCTTTGGTAAAGGGGGAATGCCGATATGAAAAGGGGAAACTTACAGTCGGCAATTATGTCCTCGATGGCAGGTATGTATCCCTGGGTACAGCCGCCATGACATCTGCCACCACCATCACCTGTCAGACCTTAGGCATTAAACCACCCTACCTTGTCACCCATGGCGATACTGGTTTGGGGGACGGCACATTGAAGATACTTGAGTACCTTACGCGTGAGATTAACGCCTTAAAGGCCAGCGTCCTTACCCTGCACTACCTTTTACCCACCAAGGAGCCCTTTATCAAGCTGGTTGAGGCAGTGGAAGCTGCAAGCCCCAGGCCATTTTTAATAGCCGATGCCGGAGCGCTCCTTAACGCTAAAGCCATAGGCCTGGCCAGAAAGTTTGACTTATTCACCCCGGACCCCGGTGAACTCAGTTTTTTAGCCGATACCGATGCCGCCCATCCGGCTTATGTGCAGCACTTTATCTTTAAAGTGGATGATGTCGAAATTGCCAGACTGAGCAAACAGGCTTATGACGAAGGTAATGCGCCTCGCTATCTGCTGGTAAAAGCCGCTACAGACCACATCGTGTTCGAGGGCGAGTTAGCCGGGGTGGTAAAGCAACCGCTGATTCCCGCTCTTGAGCCCATCGGCGGCACCGGGGATACCATTACCGGTATCGTTTCCGGGCTTATCTCAAGCGGTATGGACCCGGTTGAAGCCTGCTTGAAAGCAGCCCAGGTCAACCGCTACATGGGTGAGATTATGCGGCCTACCCCGGCAACCAAGATTGCCCAGCTTATTCCGGCTATAGCTGAAGCTTTAGGCAGGGTGATTAAATAA
- a CDS encoding 4Fe-4S binding protein, whose translation MLKLELTPGRKAAAWSVTVALFSAWWYLSPYPWLGLAVGLVTGLLTFGMLSSGRIERFRQLLFIAIPVIIILTLAGTYLLLGNVQFMQWVARWDPGYYFPSGGGTGTIVYPGPVVLPAIFWRGAEFLTQFDTWQTSVPRTLLAFFLFMIPYAIIFLVFGRAFCGWICPLGGLSEFGAAAGRQWMRLNFLRIRVESPDGFYYAGLKPWVQAIKYVFALAIVLMSFMLGFALINIFFPVLWLKSVTGFWIVMGILAVFAVALPLVTGRRWWCFICPVAAVLARIDRISPFKIKINPEKCVKCLDCVEACRMYALSPGDVENGGLRGGHCVKCGRCIEACSEKAVDICWMEGKRKVRAPFLATIISTTLVLYTWYVVLLASMASRPGSFNWPW comes from the coding sequence GAGAAAAGCGGCAGCCTGGTCTGTAACTGTAGCCCTTTTCAGCGCCTGGTGGTATCTTAGCCCCTACCCGTGGCTGGGATTGGCTGTGGGGCTGGTAACAGGCCTGCTAACCTTTGGCATGCTGAGTAGCGGCCGGATTGAGCGCTTCAGACAGCTGCTATTTATCGCCATACCTGTTATTATAATACTCACCCTGGCCGGCACCTACCTGCTATTGGGTAATGTCCAATTCATGCAGTGGGTAGCCCGGTGGGACCCAGGGTACTATTTTCCTTCAGGCGGTGGCACTGGCACCATAGTATACCCGGGACCGGTAGTGCTGCCGGCTATATTCTGGAGAGGGGCCGAGTTTTTAACGCAATTTGATACCTGGCAGACTTCAGTCCCCAGAACACTACTGGCCTTCTTCCTCTTCATGATACCATACGCCATTATCTTCCTCGTGTTCGGTCGGGCCTTCTGCGGATGGATTTGCCCTTTAGGTGGGCTATCTGAGTTTGGCGCTGCTGCCGGCAGGCAGTGGATGCGCCTTAACTTCCTGAGGATTAGGGTGGAGTCTCCGGACGGCTTTTATTATGCAGGCCTAAAACCATGGGTTCAGGCTATCAAGTATGTTTTTGCCCTGGCAATAGTGCTTATGTCCTTTATGCTCGGATTTGCCCTGATTAACATCTTTTTCCCGGTGCTCTGGCTTAAATCAGTCACCGGGTTCTGGATCGTAATGGGTATCCTTGCGGTATTTGCCGTAGCCCTTCCGCTGGTAACCGGCAGAAGGTGGTGGTGCTTCATCTGCCCGGTAGCGGCCGTACTTGCGCGTATCGACAGAATCAGCCCCTTTAAGATCAAGATTAACCCCGAGAAGTGCGTGAAGTGCCTTGATTGCGTGGAAGCCTGCCGGATGTATGCTTTGAGCCCCGGCGATGTAGAAAATGGTGGGTTGCGGGGTGGCCACTGCGTTAAATGCGGGCGGTGCATCGAAGCTTGCAGTGAAAAGGCAGTCGATATCTGCTGGATGGAAGGTAAAAGAAAGGTGAGGGCGCCGTTTTTGGCAACTATTATTTCTACCACGCTCGTGCTTTACACCTGGTATGTAGTGTTACTGGCATCTATGGCGTCAAGGCCTGGTTCTTTTAACTGGCCGTGGTAG